From a region of the Nonlabens sp. Hel1_33_55 genome:
- the lpdA gene encoding dihydrolipoyl dehydrogenase: MSKYDVIVLGSGPGGYVTAIRASQLGMKVAIVEKESLGGVCLNWGCIPTKALIKSADVFNYLNHAEDYGLKVEGADKDFGAVVKRSRDVADGMSKGVQFLMKKNKIDVIMGYGTLKKGKKIEVKTEDDSTSTVEANHIIIATGAKSRALPSLPQDGKKVIGYREAMTLDKQPKKMIIVGSGAIGVEFAYFYNSMGTEVTIVEYLDRIVPVEDVDVSKQMERSFKKAGINIMTSSEVTGVDTSGDGVKATVKTKKGEETLEADIVLSAVGIETNIKNIGLEEVGISTDRGKVLVNDWYQTNIPGYYAIGDITAGPALAHVASAEGILCVEKIADMHVEKLDYGNIPGCTYSTPEIASVGLTEAQAKEAGYDIKVGKFPFSASGKASASGAKDGFVKVIFDAKYGEWLGCHMIGAGVTDMIAEAVLGRKLETTGHEVLKAVHPHPTMSEAVMEAVADAYGEVIHL, from the coding sequence ATGAGTAAATATGATGTGATCGTTTTAGGTAGTGGTCCTGGTGGCTATGTGACTGCGATACGCGCTTCCCAATTGGGAATGAAAGTGGCGATCGTGGAAAAGGAATCTCTAGGTGGTGTGTGTTTGAATTGGGGTTGTATTCCTACCAAAGCGCTTATTAAAAGTGCCGATGTTTTTAATTACCTGAACCATGCAGAGGATTATGGATTGAAGGTGGAAGGTGCTGATAAAGATTTTGGAGCTGTTGTAAAGCGCTCTAGAGATGTAGCCGATGGAATGAGCAAAGGTGTCCAGTTCTTGATGAAAAAGAACAAAATTGACGTGATCATGGGTTACGGAACATTGAAGAAAGGAAAGAAAATTGAAGTAAAAACTGAGGATGATTCTACATCTACCGTTGAGGCAAATCATATTATAATTGCAACTGGTGCAAAATCCAGAGCGCTGCCTTCTCTACCACAAGATGGTAAGAAAGTAATAGGCTATCGTGAGGCGATGACGCTTGACAAGCAACCTAAGAAAATGATCATCGTAGGTTCTGGGGCTATAGGCGTTGAGTTTGCCTATTTCTACAATTCTATGGGAACTGAAGTGACCATCGTGGAATACCTAGATCGAATCGTTCCCGTGGAAGATGTTGATGTATCCAAACAAATGGAACGTAGCTTTAAGAAAGCTGGAATCAATATCATGACTTCTAGCGAGGTCACTGGAGTTGATACAAGCGGCGATGGCGTGAAGGCTACTGTCAAAACCAAAAAAGGAGAAGAAACTCTCGAAGCAGATATTGTTTTGAGTGCCGTTGGTATTGAAACCAACATAAAAAACATTGGTCTGGAAGAAGTAGGAATCTCTACAGATCGTGGTAAAGTATTAGTCAACGACTGGTACCAAACCAACATTCCAGGTTATTACGCGATAGGTGATATCACTGCTGGTCCAGCATTAGCTCACGTTGCCAGTGCAGAAGGAATATTATGCGTTGAGAAAATAGCAGATATGCACGTGGAGAAATTGGATTACGGCAACATCCCAGGATGTACCTATTCTACTCCAGAAATTGCCAGTGTAGGTCTAACTGAAGCGCAAGCTAAAGAAGCTGGTTATGATATTAAAGTTGGTAAGTTTCCATTTAGCGCATCAGGTAAGGCAAGTGCTTCTGGAGCGAAAGATGGTTTTGTCAAAGTAATCTTTGATGCCAAGTATGGCGAGTGGTTAGGCTGTCACATGATAGGCGCTGGTGTAACGGACATGATCGCTGAAGCGGTCTTAGGACGTAAACTAGAAACTACAGGTCACGAAGTACTAAAAGCAGTACATCCACACCCAACGATGAGTGAAGCGGTGATGGAAGCCGTTGCAGATGCTTATGGTGAAGTGATTCACTTATAG
- a CDS encoding quinone-dependent dihydroorotate dehydrogenase — protein sequence MYKSIIRPLLFRFDPEGVHHFSFKAIKFFSKVPGFSSLSRKRYKLQHPALKRHLFGLEFDNPVGMAAGFDKDAKAFAEFSNLGFGFIEIGTLTPKPQEGNPKTRLFRLKEDGAIVNRMGFNNGGVDAAVERLKKNPPVTERSRSERSRSERSRSHTLIGGNIGKNKTTPNENAVDDYIICFKKLFDHVDYFTVNVSSPNTPGLRELQDRKPLTHILQILQDLNNAKPVRKPILLKIAPDLTDNQLLDIIGIVEDTKIDGVIASNTTIERKDLKSDITLQKEAGGLSGAPLTNRATEVISFLHQKSNGAFPIIGVGGIMSAQDAIDKIKAGASLVQLYTGFVYEGPALVRDINREIIKQGL from the coding sequence ATGTACAAATCCATCATCCGTCCACTTTTATTCCGCTTTGATCCAGAAGGCGTGCACCATTTTTCCTTCAAAGCCATAAAGTTTTTCAGCAAGGTGCCTGGTTTTAGTTCGCTTTCGCGAAAGCGTTACAAACTCCAACATCCTGCATTAAAAAGACATTTATTTGGATTGGAATTCGATAATCCTGTGGGCATGGCCGCAGGATTCGACAAAGACGCCAAAGCATTTGCCGAATTCTCCAATTTAGGATTTGGCTTTATCGAAATAGGAACACTGACGCCAAAACCCCAAGAAGGCAACCCAAAAACACGACTTTTCAGGCTAAAAGAAGATGGTGCCATCGTTAACCGGATGGGCTTCAACAATGGTGGCGTAGATGCAGCAGTGGAGCGATTAAAGAAAAATCCACCGGTCACTGAGCGTAGCCGAAGTGAGCGCAGTCGAAGTGAGCGTAGCCGAAGTCACACGTTGATTGGAGGAAATATTGGAAAGAACAAAACCACGCCCAATGAAAATGCGGTCGATGACTATATCATCTGTTTCAAAAAACTGTTTGATCACGTGGATTACTTCACAGTAAATGTGAGTTCGCCTAACACGCCAGGTTTACGCGAGCTACAAGATCGCAAACCACTCACGCATATTTTGCAGATCTTGCAAGATTTGAACAACGCAAAACCGGTTCGCAAACCAATACTTCTCAAAATCGCTCCAGACCTGACAGATAATCAATTACTCGACATCATTGGAATCGTAGAGGATACAAAAATCGACGGCGTCATCGCCTCAAACACAACCATCGAGCGCAAGGATTTAAAAAGTGATATCACACTTCAAAAAGAAGCTGGTGGCCTAAGCGGCGCACCACTTACAAATCGGGCAACTGAGGTGATTTCTTTCCTACACCAAAAAAGCAACGGCGCTTTTCCCATCATAGGAGTCGGCGGAATCATGAGCGCCCAAGACGCGATTGATAAAATCAAAGCAGGAGCAAGTTTAGTACAACTCTACACTGGCTTTGTTTATGAAGGGCCAGCGTTGGTTCGTGATATTAATAGAGAGATTATCAAACAAGGATTGTAG
- a CDS encoding LysE family translocator, whose product MLESCIAFSLAAFLLALSPGPDNVFVLTQSVARGARYGIAVASGLITGCIFHTSVVALGFAVILRDNEWLLLLIKIAGAIYLLFLAYKVYRSSDKIKLDESTVNPDSWWKLYRIGITMNLLNPKVTLFFLALLPQFVVPAAMEEWMQIYILGGIFMLVSLITFYTIAFLGGGAARFIRSSKWFAPAMKWIQIIVFVGIAVAIFVI is encoded by the coding sequence ATGCTAGAATCCTGTATCGCATTCTCACTAGCTGCATTTCTCCTTGCATTATCACCTGGACCAGATAACGTATTTGTCCTCACACAATCGGTCGCACGCGGAGCGAGATATGGAATCGCCGTTGCTAGTGGACTCATCACAGGCTGTATTTTTCATACCTCAGTAGTTGCTCTGGGATTTGCCGTAATCCTGCGTGATAATGAGTGGTTGTTACTGCTTATTAAAATTGCTGGTGCGATCTATCTCCTGTTTTTGGCTTACAAAGTGTATCGTTCGAGCGATAAAATCAAATTGGATGAAAGCACTGTAAATCCAGACTCCTGGTGGAAGCTTTACAGAATCGGCATCACGATGAATCTGCTGAATCCAAAAGTGACCTTATTTTTTCTAGCCTTACTACCCCAATTTGTAGTTCCAGCAGCTATGGAAGAATGGATGCAGATATATATATTAGGCGGAATCTTTATGCTGGTATCCTTGATTACTTTTTATACGATAGCTTTCTTAGGCGGCGGCGCTGCTAGATTCATTAGAAGCTCTAAATGGTTTGCGCCAGCCATGAAATGGATTCAGATTATCGTTTTTGTTGGAATTGCGGTGGCGATATTTGTTATTTAG
- a CDS encoding T9SS type A sorting domain-containing protein, protein MKAIYLLLIIVMSQSLIYAQELNLTLNQINDYGSSKPRSLTKDLDGFYFLADNPNVKTGVFYFDEALNKTVFTGISNAENNFIDLTLAGTSNNKLFYLERNRRSRVERLFVYDKISNTSQLIIILEPSTFTNTLSNFYDYNGKAYFSLDNENHGLEPYVSDGTVEGTFLLKDINTNGSSTFQSFVGLNNFVFFIADDNIYGQEIWRTDGTTDGTTLLLDINASGDGANSIYNDPINNNLLFLGYTPSTNGTEVALWKTDGSAMGTSPITSNNSGIVSDSGVITAAQLNGQLYIFSEKGTDVQIWKTNGSSSGTELITFITSNNGSSGIFVEEQIVATDSDIYFLYGNSRDTSNIWRTDGTISGTKKLTNQTGVDNILTDDIHASTNGTIIFANRFTPNREFGFFFKTDPNSDNITMLNAISSSQTTAVDNEYLELNGKTYLVANDETTGFELFSYDSTFGTVELVQDLNHSDSGIRFDENIISTFKDGVLFQGFNGIRSQSGSSLVFANSQPPNNLFLKGNGDKFDRILKSSPNISNDSKYFFAAETRNKGVEPWITDGTQSGTFLLKDINPNGDGMVSGNFDFGRKNAFVANNKFFFNGNTDDENLIFTTDGSVENTKELNFGAGFENSTLQNIYYLVDTYYANLLALSGETRLVQFDFTDEVSNVRVLDEDIVNTFILENSLIVLKHDDFNFIYKVCKLVNNEVVILKEFSQSESDFIDSRHAALLDGTMYFNVGRYSLYKTDGTTNGTERISENFLGSSGNLINNIISTEKNIYVTEHSDARFSRVSRKIFKLVNGVSQEIFSDFTGFKLFFDLISSKNKLYAIITSGGIRSVVVHDDETEQEQIINFNVLNDDLQYLEDGRSPEWTHMRVNNENIFLWGNTENNGYELYSGSIENFTLSIVNPSSSEQPVIKVYPNPSSNLVTIDSKYGLQSVQLFDITGKLLFAKNNLSSSPFKLDTSKLNSGYYLIVIKDENNKNQTIKLVKN, encoded by the coding sequence ATGAAAGCAATTTACTTATTATTAATAATAGTGATGAGTCAAAGTTTAATCTATGCTCAAGAATTGAATTTAACTTTGAATCAAATTAATGACTACGGCTCTTCAAAACCAAGATCACTAACAAAAGATCTTGATGGCTTTTATTTTCTAGCAGACAATCCAAACGTTAAAACGGGTGTTTTTTACTTTGATGAAGCACTTAATAAAACAGTGTTCACTGGGATATCAAATGCTGAAAATAATTTTATTGATTTAACTCTAGCTGGAACGTCAAATAACAAACTTTTTTATTTAGAAAGGAATAGGCGTAGTAGAGTGGAAAGGCTTTTTGTGTACGATAAGATATCTAATACGAGTCAATTAATTATTATACTAGAACCTAGTACGTTTACAAATACTTTAAGTAATTTCTACGATTACAATGGTAAGGCATATTTTAGTTTAGATAATGAAAATCATGGTCTTGAACCTTATGTTTCAGACGGAACAGTTGAAGGGACATTTCTTTTAAAGGATATAAATACTAATGGAAGTAGCACCTTTCAATCATTTGTTGGATTAAATAATTTTGTTTTTTTTATAGCTGATGACAATATTTATGGTCAAGAAATATGGAGAACTGATGGAACAACAGATGGAACAACGTTATTATTGGACATCAATGCATCAGGCGATGGAGCAAATAGCATTTATAATGACCCCATAAATAACAATTTACTTTTTTTAGGTTATACTCCATCGACTAATGGAACTGAAGTTGCATTATGGAAAACAGATGGAAGCGCAATGGGAACATCACCCATTACTTCAAACAATAGTGGAATAGTTTCCGATTCTGGAGTAATTACTGCCGCTCAATTAAATGGCCAGCTTTATATATTTAGTGAAAAAGGTACTGATGTCCAAATATGGAAAACTAATGGTAGTTCTTCAGGCACTGAACTGATAACGTTCATAACTTCAAATAACGGTAGTTCCGGCATATTTGTAGAAGAGCAAATTGTAGCGACTGACAGTGACATTTATTTTCTCTACGGGAATAGTCGGGATACTAGTAACATATGGAGAACAGATGGTACAATTTCTGGAACAAAAAAACTGACAAATCAAACCGGAGTCGATAATATTCTGACTGATGATATTCACGCGAGCACAAACGGCACCATTATCTTTGCAAATCGGTTTACTCCTAATAGAGAATTTGGATTTTTTTTCAAAACAGACCCTAACTCCGACAATATTACTATGTTAAATGCCATCAGCTCATCACAAACTACCGCTGTGGATAATGAATATCTCGAATTAAATGGGAAAACTTATCTTGTGGCAAATGATGAAACTACTGGTTTTGAGCTTTTTAGTTATGATTCTACATTTGGTACAGTTGAACTTGTCCAAGATTTGAACCATAGCGACTCAGGAATTCGTTTTGATGAAAATATAATCTCTACCTTTAAAGATGGCGTCCTCTTTCAAGGATTTAATGGGATACGATCCCAATCAGGCTCTAGCTTAGTTTTTGCAAATAGCCAGCCGCCAAACAATCTATTTTTAAAAGGAAATGGTGATAAGTTTGATAGAATTTTAAAGTCATCTCCAAATATATCTAATGATAGCAAATATTTCTTTGCAGCTGAAACAAGGAATAAAGGTGTAGAACCATGGATTACCGATGGAACACAAAGTGGTACTTTTTTATTAAAAGATATCAATCCAAATGGAGATGGTATGGTCTCGGGCAACTTTGATTTTGGGCGTAAAAATGCATTTGTAGCCAATAATAAATTCTTTTTTAATGGTAATACAGATGATGAAAATTTAATCTTTACTACCGATGGTAGTGTTGAAAATACCAAAGAATTAAATTTTGGTGCAGGGTTTGAAAATAGCACACTTCAAAATATTTATTATTTAGTTGATACCTACTACGCTAATTTATTAGCACTATCTGGTGAAACCAGATTAGTGCAGTTCGACTTTACAGATGAAGTGTCAAATGTTAGAGTCCTCGATGAAGATATAGTAAACACATTTATTCTGGAAAATTCTTTGATTGTTCTAAAACATGACGACTTTAATTTCATCTATAAGGTGTGCAAACTAGTTAATAATGAAGTTGTTATTTTAAAAGAATTTTCTCAGTCAGAAAGTGATTTTATCGATTCTCGACATGCTGCATTGTTAGATGGAACAATGTATTTCAACGTTGGGAGATATTCTCTCTATAAAACTGATGGAACAACCAACGGAACTGAAAGAATATCAGAGAATTTTCTTGGATCTAGTGGGAATTTGATAAATAATATAATCTCGACAGAAAAGAACATTTACGTTACTGAACATTCTGACGCACGATTTTCTCGAGTGTCCCGTAAAATCTTTAAGCTTGTAAATGGTGTAAGTCAAGAGATATTTTCTGACTTTACTGGCTTCAAATTGTTTTTTGATCTTATTTCTTCCAAAAATAAATTGTACGCGATTATAACTTCTGGAGGTATAAGAAGTGTGGTCGTTCACGATGATGAGACTGAACAGGAACAGATCATCAACTTTAATGTTTTAAATGACGACTTACAATATTTAGAAGATGGTCGTTCACCCGAGTGGACGCATATGAGAGTAAATAATGAAAATATTTTTTTATGGGGAAATACCGAAAATAATGGATATGAATTATACTCTGGTAGTATTGAAAACTTCACCCTTTCAATAGTTAATCCCAGCTCTAGTGAACAGCCTGTCATCAAAGTGTATCCTAATCCATCTTCCAACTTAGTCACTATCGACTCTAAATATGGCCTTCAATCTGTTCAATTATTTGATATAACTGGAAAATTACTTTTTGCTAAAAATAATCTATCGTCAAGCCCCTTTAAATTAGACACCTCTAAATTAAATTCAGGCTATTATTTAATTGTAATTAAAGATGAAAATAATAAAAATCAAACCATCAAATTAGTTAAAAACTAA
- a CDS encoding glycoside hydrolase family 15 protein: protein MENLNYGIIGNCKSAALVSDRGSIDWCCLPIFDSASVFAKILDDEIGGSLGFELDDSYEISQEYLWQTNILTTNFDNGNDAFQVIDFMPRYPHNDGSFYAPPDIVRFIRLLKGKPQFKINYDPKLKYAAGKTTTVDEGEYIHSMTAEGEYESIFLYSDLNNEDIIAGNQFTLETNAFLLLSYHEKLTAQTLDRAYLKFQRTKTYWMNWSERTTRYPLYQEEIVRSALTLKALTFEKTGAVLAAATTSLPETIGEVRNWDYRFCWIRDASMVIRVIAGLGHMKSARRFLQFIVNTIPEKDEKIQIMYGINGEKDLTEEFLDHLSGYKDSSPVRIGNAAYIQKQNDIYGILMEVIYQQFVQFETSLDNSEELWTIIKSITSIVNLHWQEPDKGIWELRTEDRHFVFSKLLCWVAIDRAIKISEILGKIKYLEEWRALRSEIHDDIYTNGWNEEVQAYTQSYGSKDLDASTLLMQQYGFIKADDARFISTVQATEKELCNNGLMYRYKNNDDFGEPSSSFTICTFWLIDSLHKIGETEKARAYFDQLLSYSNHLGLFSEDIDFKTKRLLGNFPQAYSHLALIETAINFSKEFAFAKAE, encoded by the coding sequence ATGGAAAACCTGAACTACGGAATCATTGGAAATTGCAAAAGTGCTGCCCTGGTATCTGATCGTGGATCAATCGACTGGTGTTGCTTACCCATCTTTGACAGTGCATCTGTTTTTGCCAAGATTCTTGACGATGAAATAGGTGGAAGCCTAGGTTTTGAACTGGACGATTCCTATGAGATAAGCCAGGAATATTTGTGGCAGACCAACATATTGACGACAAATTTTGACAACGGTAATGATGCCTTTCAGGTTATCGATTTTATGCCGCGCTATCCACATAATGATGGTAGTTTTTATGCGCCACCAGATATCGTGAGATTTATACGTTTACTAAAAGGAAAGCCTCAGTTTAAGATCAACTATGATCCAAAACTGAAATATGCTGCAGGAAAAACCACAACAGTTGATGAAGGCGAGTATATCCACAGTATGACTGCAGAAGGAGAATATGAGTCTATATTTCTCTACAGCGATCTCAACAATGAGGACATCATTGCTGGAAATCAATTTACTCTAGAAACCAATGCGTTCTTGTTGTTATCCTATCACGAGAAACTGACAGCACAAACGCTGGATAGAGCTTATCTAAAGTTCCAACGTACCAAAACCTACTGGATGAATTGGAGTGAGCGCACCACTCGATATCCATTATATCAGGAAGAAATTGTACGAAGCGCGCTGACCTTAAAAGCATTGACATTCGAAAAAACAGGAGCCGTTCTTGCGGCCGCCACGACAAGCTTACCAGAAACCATAGGTGAGGTACGAAACTGGGATTATCGGTTTTGCTGGATACGTGATGCATCAATGGTGATACGTGTAATTGCTGGATTGGGTCATATGAAATCTGCAAGGAGGTTCTTGCAGTTTATAGTAAACACCATTCCAGAAAAGGATGAGAAGATCCAAATTATGTATGGTATCAATGGTGAGAAGGACCTTACTGAAGAATTTCTGGATCACCTTTCTGGTTACAAGGATTCCAGCCCTGTACGAATTGGGAACGCTGCATACATCCAGAAACAAAATGATATCTATGGTATATTGATGGAAGTTATCTACCAACAGTTCGTTCAATTTGAGACCAGTCTTGATAATAGTGAAGAATTGTGGACCATCATTAAAAGCATTACTTCCATTGTGAATTTACACTGGCAAGAACCCGACAAAGGAATCTGGGAATTACGAACTGAAGATCGCCACTTTGTATTTTCCAAATTGTTGTGTTGGGTTGCGATAGATAGAGCCATCAAGATCAGTGAAATATTAGGAAAAATTAAATACTTAGAAGAATGGCGCGCTTTGCGCAGTGAGATTCACGATGATATTTATACGAATGGATGGAATGAAGAAGTCCAAGCATACACACAATCTTACGGCTCCAAAGATCTGGATGCGTCAACCCTTTTAATGCAGCAATACGGATTCATCAAGGCTGACGATGCCCGATTTATCAGCACCGTGCAGGCTACTGAAAAAGAGTTGTGTAATAATGGTTTGATGTATCGTTACAAGAATAATGATGATTTTGGTGAGCCTAGTTCATCATTTACGATCTGTACATTTTGGCTGATTGATAGCCTGCATAAAATTGGCGAGACCGAGAAAGCGCGCGCTTATTTTGATCAGTTATTATCCTACAGCAATCACTTGGGATTATTTAGCGAGGATATTGATTTCAAGACGAAGCGATTGCTAGGGAATTTCCCGCAGGCCTATTCACACTTAGCATTGATTGAAACGGCTATTAATTTTAGTAAGGAGTTTGCTTTCGCGAAAGCGGAATAG